In the Populus trichocarpa isolate Nisqually-1 chromosome 1, P.trichocarpa_v4.1, whole genome shotgun sequence genome, TAACAATAACCTCTTCAGTTATGAAGAAAAGGGGGACATGAAAAATCTAacatgagaaaataattttaatatcacaacaacaataaaaaaaatcctaacaaaaataatagattGGAAGGAGAGAGATGGAAAGGAACACATAATGGACAAAGAGTAGAAGATAAAGGGGAGAAACATTAGAATGGTTAGGGGTGGAGACAAACATTTTGCATTTACCAATgggataattatttttgaaaaaaaataaagattttttttaattattttttatataattaccaaggaaaattaattttgtcgGCAAATGGTAAGAAATAgttgaaaaaattaacaaataaattaatttttcatcattatttaacGGTGCAAACTAATCTCTCAATAATGGTAttgataatagttttttttaagctaattcTTTTAGTAAGTAGTagcaatttaaaaacttttctttaaataaaagtttttttaagttgtGAGTTTCTTTCAAACTACTTAAGTGTGattaactcttaattttttaaacttttatgttcatgtatttatttcaatttattaacttatattataaaaaatcctCACTCTTTCATCACTGTGTAAACACAGAAGGAGATGCGTGGAGTTGAAAAGGCAGAGAAAAGAGCTCTCCGAATCATACACATGGTCCCACGAACACGTATCAAGATCTGAGAAAACTTAGCCGATTGCATCAGGCTTGGTCGGAGCTAAAAGGTATTGTCCTGTAGAGAAGATGTTAAGAGGAGCAAAACAGGTGGACGCAGCCCTATGTCAGTTTTgtcaaaaatagcaaaaaatcaTTACTGTCATTTAAATCTCttataaaaagaacaataaacATTGCTTTTGTGAaagacaattatatatatatatacacataccaGTTCGCTGTGTTTCTTCCACATTTAATTCTTGCCCGCCAATGGTTATGATCTTCTGATCATGGTGTAGCTAGCTAGGGTTCGGACTCACCAGGTGATGCTGGTGTGACCTTCAACAATTCTAATTGGTCTACCCGATCAAGAACATTAAAAGAGCAGTCTTTGGGCAATCATGCAgagtgtgtgcgtgtgtgtgtgcatgcatgcatatatcTGCCTCTATATGATTCTTCATATTTGGAAATATCAAAAAGCTGACTCCATGTGGTagcttcttttaataaataatactatCCCGTGATGTTTAAGTTTAACTAAtgcttaattatttattgtagCAATTAACATTGTTCTGTCattccttaattttattaattctgTTTCGCCTCTCTGTTTGCCAGTTATGTTAGATTGATCCAATCctataaattaattaacgtttatccaattatatatatgatgaCATGTGTCAACCCatgtctaaaaatataattttaattatatattcattttacaaaaatagtgatgaaatatatttcattggtaatttctaacataataaaaattcaataaaaatttcatcggCAATATAACACCTTGGTACATTCTGACTGAATTGctaatagtaatttttagtCAGTAAATTTAAAAGAGTTATAATCAACAGTTTTCTCCCCTCCCCTCtcgtttcttcttttccttgttcTTTCGGCCAAAAACATAATAGCCCAACCTGAAAAATCTGCCCCCATCCTCACAAATTCAACTCGTCAACGTTCACCTACATCTATCAGTAATGTTAGCATATCTCTCTCTTGGTTTGATTTTCTATGAAGTTTGGTAAGTaaacttatcatttttttgtaactcATTAATggtttagattaatttattgaaataatctttatttgttatataattaaaataattttattttttttatgtttgaggTATTATAGTTCCAACTATTCAACCCTATTACACCCGTGCACGGTGGTCAAATTACAACATCTTTTTTGACCCTTGGAGAAGATCTGATTCGGGACATGCTTAGTGCCGACAAAATGTATattgttcaaaaaaaataaaaaataaaaattgcttcatccattatataacaaaatgtgtactttcatgatttaacatttttatctatttgtttttcttttcattttgtacTCTTATGGCCATTATCATAGTGTCGGCCTCTTTCTAAccatgttttataattattaatgttaAGACATTGGTTTAATGATTATAGAGGGTAGCTCCATTATTAGCATGCTAACATAAAatgtgattttaaaatttttctagaaaaaatttaaagggtatttaaaaaaatagtaacgttattttttaaaatattttttatttgaaaatataataaaataatattttttttattttttaaaaattatttttaatactaacatatcaaaacgatctaaaaatattaaataaattaatttaaaatatatatatatatacacaccaaAACAAACATCATTAAAATGAAATACAGATGCTGCAACTTTTGATAAACAAGGTTTATCTGATACTAGTGTCCCTCTCAGGGATCATCACTTGAGATTCGAGTGCCTTTTCTCGTGTCCACATGCTCAGAGGGCTCAATGAATTTTTGAATCTGACCACACAAATGCAATAAGTTGGCTGCAAAAGGACAACGAGAACAGAACATGTTGCATGCATAATTTCATGTCTGTTCCTGTGAGGTTGTGTCATGTATTTGTAAaagtgattttatttgaaaatatattacataacattttttatattaaaacattaaaattataaaaaaaatatataaaaaaatattaatttttgtatacaaatatattttttaaaaataaaaccaatcgTAATCCCAAATTTGTATTGACGGATTGCCTttattagtttctttcaatttattttttttaattaatatgaatattcgAGTCAGTTTAtatgtgttttaattaattagtcttaaagttaataattatataattatcacGTTGCTACAAAGGTAATCATAACCAtttaagtgaagaaaaaaaaatttaataaaaagatttacaGATCACATTCACTCGGattgagattattttaatggaaGCCACAGTAATGGAAGCCACAGTAGTCGCTTTACCATAGACATTTCTTATAAAAGGTATCCAAGAATCCTTCACCCCCACACCAAACCAAACCATGGCTTCCTGTATCTCTCTTTCCAGTAGCATCCCTTTAGCTGCCTCCTCTTTCTTGCCTTCCTTCCCAAAAACACACCGAGTTTCCAGATTTAAAAAGCCAAACCGTCACAATATCCCGATTGTTTCTTGCAAATCAGGCAAAAATGATCATGAACAAAACCCTGCCACCAGAAGAGATCTGCTCATTGGTCTCGGTGGACTCTATGGAGCAACTAGTCTTAGTGATCCATTTGCCTATGCTAACCCCATTGCACCCCCAGACATAACCCAATGTGAGCTAGTTACCCTGCCAACCGAAAGTGACCCCTCGAACTGTTGCCCTCCAACATCCACAAAGATCAAAAACTTCGAATTCCCTTCTGCGTCCTCCCCAATGCGCATTAGGCCTGCTGCTCATTTAGTTGATAAAGCCTACGTAGCTAAATACGCCAAAGCCATTGCACTGATGAAAAGTCTTCCTGACGATGATCCACGTAGCTTCAAGAGGCAAGCCGACGTTCACTGTGCTTATTGTGATGGTGCTTATCACCAAGCAGGCTTTCCTGATTTAGACCTTCAAATTCACTTCTCGTGGCTCTTCTTTCCCTGGCATAGACTCTATTTATACTACTTCGAAAGAATCTTGGGTAAACTGATTGATGATCCAACTTTCGCTTTGCCTTTCTGGAATTGGGATGCCCCTGCCGGCATGCAAATGCCAGCCATTTTTACTGACCCCAAATCACCACTTTATGACCCCCTTCGCGACGCGAATCACCAACCTCCGATACTGCTTGATCTTAATTACGCCACAGGAGATGCGAATCCAGACCCTGCAAAAGCAGAGGAATTGTATGCAAGCAATCTTAACGTAATGTACAGGCAAATGGTGTCCGGTGCCACGAAGCCTACTCTCTTTTTTGGAAAACCATATCGTGCTGGTGATGATCCAAGTCCTGGAATGGGTACAATTGAGACCACCCCACACACTGAGATTCACTTCTGGACCGGCGACCCCAATCAAACTAACGGGGAAAATATGGGCAATTTCTACTCAGCAGGGAGAGATCCcatatttttttgtcatcacTCGAACGTCGACCGAATGTGGGACTTGTGGAAGAAAATACCAGGAGGCAAGCGAAAGGATTTCAAGGATCCTGATTGGCTTAATTCAGAGTTTCTTTTCTGGAATGAGAATAAAGAGCTGGTTCGAGTAAAGGTTAAAGATACTCTTGACACCAAGAAGCTAAGATATGGCTTTCAAGATGTTCCTATTCCTTGGCTGAAAACTAGACCAACACCAAAATTAACAAGGCAGGAAAAATCACGTCGTTCAGCTAAAAAAAGCGTTGTATTAACACCAATTAGTGCTTTCCCTGTTGTCTTGGATAAAGTCATAAGTGTGGAGGTTTCCAGGCCAAAGAAATCAAGAAGCGCGACggagaaagaagatgaagatgaagtttTAGTTATTGAAGGGATTGAgtatgaagaaaatcaattaattaagttcGATGTCCTCGTCAACGATGAACCTGATTCACCTGGTGGACCAGACAAGTCCGAGTTTGCAGGAAGTTTCGTCAATGTGCCTCACAAgcatgcaaaaaaatcaaagacaacTATGGTATTGGGGATTACAGGATTGTTGGAAGATCTGGAAGCTGAAGGAGATGATACCCTTGTGGTGACTTTAGTGCCTCGGACTGGTGGTGATTCTGTTACCGTTGCTAATGTCAAGATTGAGTTTGTCGCTGACTGATCATGGTGATGAGAGGACATATGctaccattttcttttctttttttttctttttttccttttgccttttcttgttttttctctttctatgttaGTATTCAGtgagttttctcttttttctttcaagatgcTCAACTAATGGACCGTATTTCAATTTGAATACTACAATGGCTTCTTAGATTTGTTGCCAGAAGGAGATGAACAAAAACAACTAGGTCTAATTAGACGGTGGGGCAGCACAATCATATAAACTTATGAAAACAAGTTCTCGTGTTAGCATGAGTAAGGCAAGGTAAAACAAGAGAAGGTAACATGCTACTCCTCGACCCCGAAAGGTACCTTCTATGAGAAATTGGAAGATGTCTCCCTTTTTTACACTTGGGTCATTGAGAAAAGTGCGTGGTCCAGTTTGCTTGCAATGTCCCCGAAAACTGGCAAAGCAACTGAGTATGAAGAACACAATAGAAAATCCTCGGCAATAGATGAAACAAAGGAACCCTCTTATTCAATTCCTAATTTGTTGATACCACCAACTACACAaccctaaaaataacaaaattttaaatctttaactAGAAATAGCACAAACCTACAAACAAAAACCAATCCAAgactaaaaattaagttttctatGTAACTCTAGTTTATATTTGCaattaagttttgaattttaataatatttgcatttaagTAACAATATTTCAttctaattatgtttttaattctaAGCAGTTGTAAGAGAAAACAAAGGAGAGGAAAATACTCCAATTAAGGTATTTTCCAACCTCAAAATTGTTAAACTTGGTTTTTATGTGTTCAATTGACAAAGGGATTTATTTGATGGTGATAAAAAGCCTTAACATAGCAGAAGAAAGAAGATCAAGAATTcaataatataaagatttttttatttggttgggttttaaaggtttttttggctaatttagatgtattttaagattgaaaatgagtttataGAGGTCGTTAGCATAATGTTTTAATGTTTGGAGGGGAAAATGAAAGATTTAAATTTGCACGACCAAAACTAtcagtttaaaattaataaattgccacaattttgttttgttaaaaaaaagctaGCTGCTGAAAATCTTACcctatgttaaaaaaaagaacctgACCATACCCGtataaaataaactacaaattaatgacataattaaatgaGTCTTAGAcctgaagagagaaagaaaaaggtgatGGGTGGGATCAATTTTTTAGAACAGGGCTTCACTAGGAGAGGAAGTGCTTGTTACAAGCATTTCAATTTTAACTACGAGAGTTTAATGGGACATGTGGAAGTGGATCTCTAAAATTGGTGATGTTTTGCAAACCCATGATAAGTGTAACAATCCGGCTGTACGACTtgatcaatattaaaagattccaacatattctcttaatttgagggtaaagtttttaaaaaaaaatctaccaaAAATTCGGTagtcactaccagaaattcgctaaataccaacggatttacagacggaatatttctgtcggtaatttgaggtcgaaattaccgacggacactttTCTGTcagtaattcagtcggtaactatcGACGGAccattttccgtccgtaattcagtcggtaactaccgacggaaaatttccgtcggtagttaccgactgaattacgaacagaaaagtttccgaattaaaaaaaaaggcaggtcgctgacgtggaggttttggcgggttatttttttctgacagaatcaccgacagattcaaaacgacagcccgtacagtgacgtgataggttcgccgtttaaattgccgacggactcaccgagggatttgaaatggcagatccgtacggtgatgTGTCTATGTgtccgtcagaatcaccgacagagtgtccgtcggtgaaaccatcggaaaaagttaatatatgtacATGTCAGCTCTgctgaccctctcctcccctatttctccttcttcttcctaatcccaactctcctcatctgcaaacaaccagccccccctccccctccccccaaaaaaaatcttcctcatatcagcacaacaagttatatttcttgaagttttgtagtcacagcatccgtgttctgatttaccgatggattttatcaatttttgtaagtaattctatctttttaaattttaacatttaattaaatgtcaattttattgtttttttagtatatgtattttgttagtatatgaattacatgtgctattttgaaataattaatagcttgcttaatgggtccgtttaaagttttatcaatggtattgcggactggtaatttctgtaaatttatatattttaattcgtatggacgttgataaataattatgaatatttaatatttatgagaagttgtgattggtttgttggataatctcgaggtaaagtaatatttttgcaagtt is a window encoding:
- the LOC112324931 gene encoding polyphenol oxidase, chloroplastic, which translates into the protein MASCISLSSSIPLAASSFLPSFPKTHRVSRFKKPNRHNIPIVSCKSGKNDHEQNPATRRDLLIGLGGLYGATSLSDPFAYANPIAPPDITQCELVTLPTESDPSNCCPPTSTKIKNFEFPSASSPMRIRPAAHLVDKAYVAKYAKAIALMKSLPDDDPRSFKRQADVHCAYCDGAYHQAGFPDLDLQIHFSWLFFPWHRLYLYYFERILGKLIDDPTFALPFWNWDAPAGMQMPAIFTDPKSPLYDPLRDANHQPPILLDLNYATGDANPDPAKAEELYASNLNVMYRQMVSGATKPTLFFGKPYRAGDDPSPGMGTIETTPHTEIHFWTGDPNQTNGENMGNFYSAGRDPIFFCHHSNVDRMWDLWKKIPGGKRKDFKDPDWLNSEFLFWNENKELVRVKVKDTLDTKKLRYGFQDVPIPWLKTRPTPKLTRQEKSRRSAKKSVVLTPISAFPVVLDKVISVEVSRPKKSRSATEKEDEDEVLVIEGIEYEENQLIKFDVLVNDEPDSPGGPDKSEFAGSFVNVPHKHAKKSKTTMVLGITGLLEDLEAEGDDTLVVTLVPRTGGDSVTVANVKIEFVAD